A single window of Nicotiana sylvestris chromosome 3, ASM39365v2, whole genome shotgun sequence DNA harbors:
- the LOC138888531 gene encoding uncharacterized protein gives MTSNIAESLNAVTKYARELPIVELLEYMRTLLERWTKEKLLKAKSTFTYLRYKFNKELDDNRTLSHKLRVRSDYLLNQIHKQDNVRASTDYIHTIIDGVRHYIVCLENKRCSYGQFQLDELPCPHTLAALRHMDESFEQYCSPYYTRANLLRTYEIPVNPLPD, from the exons ATGACATCAAACATTGCAGAGTCGTTGAATGCAGTAACAAAATATGCAAGAGAGCTGCCAATAGTAGAACTATTAGAGTATATGAGGACTCTTCTTGAACGTTGGACGAAAGAAAAGTTATTGAAAGCAAAGAGTACATTCACATACCTTAGGTACAAATTCAACAAAGAGTTGGATGACAACAGAACATTGTCACACAAGCTTAGAGTAAGATCTGATTATTTATTGAATCAAATTCATAAACAGGataat gtgagggcttcaacagaCTACATCCATACAATAATAGATGGTGTGAGACACTATATTGTTTGTCTTGAAAACAAGAGATGTAGTTATGGGCAATTCCAGCTTGATGAACTACCTTGTCCACATACCTTGGCTGCTTTAAGACACATGGATGAGTCTTTTGAACAATATTGTTCTCCTTATTACACAAGGGCAAACCTCTTGCGTACTTATGAAATACCAGTAAATCCCCTGCCTGATTAA